From Candidatus Hydrogenedentota bacterium, the proteins below share one genomic window:
- a CDS encoding 3-dehydroquinate synthase, whose protein sequence is MHLDSTFTVAYTHRLRCTHGLFRPDNPLLAELTGTSETGRARMVVMVDEGLAQAQTSFLGQITSWFEAHSSSVALIGVPHLLPGGERAKQDRHTLDKALEIISQAHLCRRSYVVVVGGGALLDAVGLAASLAHRGVRLIRVATTTLSQADSALGVKNSINAFGQKNYLGVYEVPWAVINDESMLAELSQGDWICGFSEAVKVALLKDPGLFEEIERNAEAIRQRDEEAAIPIIRASAKHHFDHITKNGDPFERGEARPLDFGHWAAHKLEQMSHYGIRHGAAVAIGLALDVTYARLQGWLDEVEHERILHCLDSLGFELAHPLLKDATTLMRGLAEFQEHLGGMRSIPMIRSAGDAFEVHEIDETVMGRALEWLLAWQPAEAKSIA, encoded by the coding sequence ATGCATTTGGATTCCACCTTCACCGTGGCCTACACCCATCGGCTCCGGTGCACCCACGGGCTCTTTCGCCCCGACAACCCACTCCTCGCCGAATTGACCGGCACTTCGGAGACGGGCCGGGCGCGCATGGTGGTCATGGTGGACGAGGGCCTTGCCCAGGCTCAGACCAGTTTCCTGGGCCAGATTACGTCTTGGTTTGAAGCCCACAGCAGCAGCGTGGCGCTGATCGGCGTGCCCCACCTCCTTCCCGGCGGCGAACGGGCCAAGCAGGACCGCCACACGCTCGATAAGGCCCTGGAGATCATCAGCCAGGCCCACCTCTGCCGACGCTCTTATGTGGTGGTAGTTGGCGGGGGCGCGCTGCTCGATGCCGTGGGCCTCGCGGCCTCACTGGCCCACCGGGGCGTGCGGCTTATCCGCGTGGCCACGACCACCCTCAGCCAGGCGGACTCCGCCCTCGGCGTAAAAAACAGCATCAACGCCTTTGGCCAGAAGAACTACCTCGGTGTGTATGAAGTGCCCTGGGCGGTCATCAACGACGAGTCCATGCTGGCCGAATTGAGCCAGGGTGACTGGATCTGCGGCTTCAGCGAAGCGGTCAAAGTGGCCCTGTTGAAAGATCCCGGGCTCTTCGAAGAAATCGAGCGCAACGCCGAAGCCATTCGCCAGCGTGATGAAGAGGCGGCCATTCCCATTATCCGCGCCTCGGCCAAGCACCACTTCGACCATATCACGAAGAACGGCGATCCCTTCGAGCGGGGCGAAGCGCGCCCCCTGGACTTTGGCCACTGGGCCGCCCACAAGCTGGAGCAGATGAGCCACTACGGCATCCGCCACGGGGCCGCCGTGGCCATTGGCCTTGCGCTGGACGTGACCTATGCGCGCCTCCAGGGCTGGCTGGATGAAGTCGAGCATGAGCGCATCCTCCACTGCCTGGACAGTCTCGGGTTTGAGCTGGCCCATCCGCTGCTGAAGGACGCCACCACGCTGATGCGCGGCTTGGCCGAATTTCAGGAGCACCTGGGCGGCATGCGCTCCATCCCCATGATCCGCAGCGCCGGCGACGCCTTTGAAGTCCACGAAATCGACGAGACCGTCATGGGCCGTGCCCTCGAATGGCTCCTCGCCTGGCAACCGGCGGAAGCGAAAAGCATCGCATGA
- a CDS encoding TatD family hydrolase, whose protein sequence is MKYIEPHGHMVSRTTEDYERMALAGCVAISEPAFWAGFDRASVKGFYDYFRQLTEYEPARAKKFGIRHFCWICINPKEGDDPGFAREVIQIIPDFLKKPNVLGVGEIGLNKNTRNELSILEEQIDLAVKHKQLILVHTPHLEDKRKGTRIIMDALLSRGDVEPGRVLIDHVEEHTVAEVLDKGFWAGMTLYPETKCTSQRAADIIEMYGTERLWMNSACDWGISDPLAVPKARIELKRRGHSEATIQRLTWDNPRTFLGQSPNFNVTG, encoded by the coding sequence GTGAAATACATCGAACCCCACGGCCACATGGTCTCCCGCACCACCGAGGACTACGAGCGCATGGCCCTCGCCGGTTGCGTCGCCATATCCGAGCCCGCCTTCTGGGCCGGCTTCGATCGCGCCTCCGTCAAAGGCTTCTACGACTACTTCCGGCAGCTCACGGAATATGAGCCCGCCCGCGCGAAGAAATTCGGCATCCGGCACTTCTGCTGGATCTGCATCAACCCCAAAGAAGGTGACGACCCCGGCTTCGCCCGCGAAGTCATCCAGATCATCCCCGACTTCCTCAAAAAGCCCAACGTCCTCGGCGTCGGCGAAATCGGCCTGAACAAAAACACCCGCAACGAGCTGTCCATCCTCGAAGAGCAGATCGACCTCGCCGTCAAGCACAAGCAGCTCATCCTCGTCCACACCCCCCACCTCGAAGACAAACGCAAGGGCACCCGCATTATCATGGACGCCCTTCTCAGCCGGGGCGACGTGGAGCCCGGCCGCGTCCTCATCGATCACGTCGAAGAGCACACCGTCGCCGAAGTCCTCGACAAGGGCTTCTGGGCCGGAATGACCCTCTACCCCGAAACCAAATGCACCAGCCAGCGCGCCGCCGACATCATAGAGATGTACGGCACCGAGCGCCTCTGGATGAACTCCGCCTGCGACTGGGGCATCAGCGATCCCCTCGCCGTCCCCAAAGCCCGCATCGAACTCAAACGCCGCGGCCACAGCGAAGCCACCATCCAACGCCTCACCTGGGACAACCCCAGAACCTTTCTGGGCCAATCGCCGAATTTCAACGTGACGGGGTAG
- the bchE gene encoding magnesium-protoporphyrin IX monomethyl ester anaerobic oxidative cyclase, whose protein sequence is MRVLLVNVPHPSIGSRIPRDHLPPLGLLAVGGPLIDAGHDTHLIDGELAPLSTREIVARAVALGPDAVLFGHSGSTSAHPIIAEVSRAIRAALPRAWIVYGGVFPTYHWKEILEEEPQIDFIVRGEGEHTAPALLSAVDAGEPVDALPGIAFRREGRPVATPTAPIIECLDDYRIGWELIDFKNYSYWGGRRAVVIQFSRGCPHLCNYCGQSKFWRRWRHRDPQKLAAEIAWLHREHGVQLFNFADEDPAASKAAWRAFLEALIAHDLPITLVGSTRADDIVRDRDILHLYKKAGFIRFLLGTESYSEETLRTIQKGSTVNKDREAIRLLRQHNIVSMATYVVGFEEERDRDYWKSLRHLLSYDPDQIQLLYVTPHRWTPFFSLSATRNVVQLDRRRWDYKHQTLATRHLPPWRVLLWVKFMEAAMQLRPRALKRVLAHPDPEFRHAMRWYTRIGRRVWPYEIWNFFLRDHHEKNGPTLQEFWGKAQTPETVGQRTSDTLK, encoded by the coding sequence ATGCGCGTCCTGCTCGTCAACGTCCCCCACCCGTCCATCGGCAGCCGCATTCCACGCGACCACCTCCCGCCCCTGGGGCTTCTGGCTGTTGGCGGCCCCCTTATTGACGCGGGGCACGACACCCACCTCATCGACGGGGAACTCGCCCCCCTCTCCACGCGGGAAATCGTCGCGCGAGCCGTCGCCCTCGGGCCCGACGCCGTGCTCTTCGGCCACTCCGGGTCGACCTCGGCCCACCCCATCATCGCGGAAGTCAGCCGGGCCATCCGCGCCGCGCTGCCCCGTGCGTGGATCGTCTACGGCGGGGTCTTCCCGACCTATCACTGGAAGGAGATCCTCGAAGAAGAGCCCCAGATCGACTTCATCGTGCGCGGTGAAGGCGAGCACACCGCCCCCGCCCTGCTCAGCGCGGTGGACGCGGGCGAACCCGTCGACGCCCTCCCCGGCATCGCCTTCCGGCGCGAAGGACGCCCCGTCGCCACGCCCACCGCCCCGATCATCGAGTGCCTCGACGACTACCGCATCGGCTGGGAGCTCATCGACTTCAAAAACTACAGCTACTGGGGCGGACGCCGCGCCGTGGTCATCCAGTTTTCACGGGGCTGTCCCCACCTCTGCAACTACTGCGGCCAGAGCAAATTCTGGCGACGCTGGCGTCACCGCGACCCGCAGAAACTTGCCGCCGAAATCGCCTGGCTCCACCGCGAACACGGCGTCCAACTCTTCAACTTCGCCGACGAAGACCCCGCCGCCTCCAAAGCGGCGTGGCGGGCCTTCCTCGAAGCCCTCATCGCCCACGACCTCCCCATCACCCTCGTCGGCTCCACCCGCGCTGACGACATCGTTCGCGACCGCGACATCCTCCACCTCTACAAAAAGGCCGGGTTCATCCGCTTCCTCCTCGGCACCGAGAGCTACAGCGAAGAAACCCTGCGAACCATCCAGAAAGGCTCCACCGTCAACAAAGACCGCGAAGCCATCCGACTGCTCCGCCAGCACAACATCGTCTCCATGGCCACCTACGTCGTTGGCTTCGAAGAAGAGCGCGACCGGGACTACTGGAAGTCGCTGCGCCACCTCCTCTCCTACGACCCCGACCAGATCCAGCTCCTCTACGTCACCCCCCACCGCTGGACCCCGTTCTTCTCCCTCTCCGCCACCCGCAACGTCGTCCAACTCGACCGCCGCCGCTGGGACTACAAGCACCAGACCCTCGCCACCCGCCACCTGCCCCCCTGGCGCGTACTCCTCTGGGTCAAGTTTATGGAAGCCGCCATGCAACTGCGTCCCCGCGCCCTCAAGAGAGTGCTGGCCCACCCCGACCCCGAATTCCGCCACGCCATGCGATGGTACACCCGCATAGGCCGCCGCGTCTGGCCCTA